One window from the genome of Salvia miltiorrhiza cultivar Shanhuang (shh) chromosome 7, IMPLAD_Smil_shh, whole genome shotgun sequence encodes:
- the LOC130994387 gene encoding protein NRT1/ PTR FAMILY 2.13-like, giving the protein MELGMIVDGSSECSERRRIYRPFFGVGVDGSNSNPWRLCSVQKVEETKCLFKIIPIWASGIICFTAIVQQSTFILSQALTIDRHLDPNFQIPSGSLGVISMITVALWIPVYDQVVVPSVRKVTKVEGGITLLQRMGIGLVFSILSMVVSDVVERMRRASALAHAGPGGTTTLTVFWLAPQLMLMGFAEAFNIIGQIEFYNKEFPENMTSLANSLFSCTMAGASYISAALVNIVHHTTATRAHPDWLTKDINQGRLENLYFLIAGLGVLNFEYFIWAARGYQYKTKIRIDDEHVELVDKENQKSLV; this is encoded by the exons ATGGAGCTAGGGATGATCGTGGACGGATCTTCAGAATGCAGCGAGAGACGTCG CATTTATAGGCCATTTTTTGGGGTTGGGGTGGATGGATCCAACTCCAACCCGTGGAGGCTATGCAGCGTCCAAAAAGTGGAAGAAACCAAATGCCTATTCAAAATCATCCCGATTTGGGCTTCCGGGATTATCTGTTTTACCGCCATTGTACAACAGAGCACATTCATCTTGTCTCAAGCCTTGACAATAGACCGCCACCTCGATCCCAACTTTCAGATCCCGAGCGGGTCGCTCGGGGTCATCTCGATGATCACGGTGGCGCTATGGATCCCCGTGTACGACCAGGTGGTGGTGCCGTCCGTGAGGAAGGTCACCAAGGTGGAAGGTGGCATCACCTTGCTCCAGAGGATGGGGATCGGGCTCGTGTTCTCCATCCTCTCGATGGTAGTGTCCGACGTGGTCGAGCGGATGAGAAGGGCCTCTGCCCTAGCTCACGCTGGACCAGGCGGTACCACTACCCTAACGGTCTTCTGGCTGGCCCCGCAGCTGATGCTGATGGGGTTCGCCGAGGCATTCAATATCATTGGACAGATTGAGTTTTATAATAAAGAATTCCCGGAAAATATGACTAGTTTGGCAAACTCGTTGTTCTCGTGCACAATGGCGGGGGCGAGCTATATAAGTGCGGCGTTGGTGAACATCGTGCACCACACAACTGCCACGCGCGCCCATCCCGATTGGTTGACCAAAGATATTAACCAGGGAAGGCTCGAGAACTTGTATTTCTTGATCGCCGGCTTGGGCGTCTTGAATTTCGAATACTTTATTTGGGCGGCGCGTGGATATCAGTACAAGACCAAGATCAGAAttgatgatgagcatgttgaGCTTGTTgacaaagaaaatcaaaaatcaCTAGTATGA
- the LOC130994385 gene encoding uncharacterized protein LOC130994385, which translates to MILADTPSDSSISPDKKRTRIIYPNNGRSDKGKRPVSFRAASRLTENGMTHESSHPKQYSKNGCKFAARDSVGKEYIVLDEENGKQTPNRMIPVGTASQTVKPKFVSLNTRTTLASFHDTLLKLNEAQKNAVRDIGFGHILDLKVKELPGRIAYWALKSFNPKTCELEISPTFRVKVTVDDVYRVFGVPQGDKTIIRFGRHMSSDLFHEWVSFFAVDNRDKIKIGLVLNEMVRCKNGGIWFKRHFMIAMCFSLFESFSNGTVHPHILSTLFDVENLEKWDWAEYMIRSLVENRETWGGYDSKMYIGPSLFLVLFYVDRINITGAITSRLFPILLNWSSNDLRERQKIESTRPKFGIGKLRESLKLPSRYISKSKQTVSCGLASRVVDEFVVSKKLVEDAKNIADRMNALTILANSASLKEKQSKTFKDSVEEVFKLIGFRLVVKSESPKAVVVDLDDDLVYPDEFYVWMDATTSKAISKKKIINRKELDIPSFDLCDVDEQVVFNSEVPGSLVMLPSSSKSSSYQIKFGDSKISGNQGYYTPQKTAHGNKSKNVLNPLDTNIINLPFDVSGSLDTPLSSRKTSSHQYIII; encoded by the exons ATGATTTTGGCAGATACACCCAGCGATTCATCTATTTCGCCGGACAAGAAACGCACGAGGATAATTTATCCAAACAATGGACGAAGTGATAAAG GTAAAAGACCAGTTTCATTCCGTGCTGCTAGTCGTCTGACTGAAAATGGCATGACGCATG AATCATCTCATCCCAAACAATACTCGAAGAATGGATGTAAATTCGCTGCCAGAGATTCAGTCGGGAAGGAATACATTGTTCTTGACGAGGAAAATGGAAAGCAAACACCAAACAGAATGATACCTGTTGGGACTGCATCGCAGACAGTAAAACCTAAATTTGTATCTTTGAACACAAGAACAACACTTGCTTCTTTTCATGATACATTGTTGAAACTAAATGAGGCACAGAAAAATGCTGTTAGGGACATTGGATTTGGTCATATACTTGATTTAAAGGTGAAGGAGCTTCCTGGTAGGATTGCATACTGGGCATTGAAAAGTTTTAACCCTAAAACTTGTGAGCTAGAAATTAGTCCTACTTTTAGAGTTAAGGTTACGGTAGATGATGTTTATCGTGTATTTGGTGTGCCACAAGGAGATAAAACAATAATACGATTTGGGCGTCATATGAGTAGTGATTTGTTTCATGAATGGGTTTCTTTCTTTGCTGTTGACAATCGTGACAAAATAAAGATTGGACTTGTATTGAATGAAATGGTTCGCTGCAAGAATGGAGGCATTTGGTTTAAGAGGCATTTCATGATTGCCATGTGCTTCTCCTTGTTTGAGAGCTTTTCGAATGGAACTGTCCACCCACACATTCTATCTACTCTATTTGATGTTGAGAATCTTGAAAAATGGGATTGGGCAGAATACATGATAAGGAGTTTGGTAGAGAATAGAGAGACATGGGGTGGATATGATTCAAAGATGTATATAGGTCCATCATTGTTTTTGGTG CTTTTTTATGTTGATCGTATCAACATAACCGGCGCCATAACCAGCAGACTATTCCCAATTCTGTTGAACTGGTCTAGCAATGATTTACGGGAACGCCAGAAAATTGAAAGCACTCGTCCTAAATTTGGAATAGGGAAGTTGCGTGAGTCTCTTAAATTGCCGTCTAGGTATATTTCCAAGAGTAAACAGACAGTAAGTTGTGGATTGGCATCAAGGGtagttgatgaatttgttgTATCCAAGAAACTAGTTGAGGATGCTAAGAATATAGCAGATAGAATGAATGCATTAACCATTCTTGCAAACAGTGCTTCACTGAAGGAGAAACAATCCAAAACCTTTAAGGATAGTGTTGAAGAGGTGTTCAAACTCATTGGTTTTCGTTTGGTTGTAAAATCTGAAAGTCCGAAAGCTGTTGTAGTGGATTTGGATGATGATTTAGTTTACCCAGATGAGTTTTATGTTTGGATGGATGCTACTACCTCAAAAGCAATATCTAAAAAGAAGATAATTAACCGAAAAGAACTAGATATCCCAAGTTTTGATCTGTGTGATGTGGACGAACAAGTTGTATTTAACAGTGAG GTCCCTGGATCGTTGGTCATGCTTCCTTCTTCTAGTAAAAGCAGTTCATATCAG ATTAAGTTTGGTGATTCAAAGATATCAGGAAATCAAGGATATTATACGCCACAGAAG ACAGCTCATGGAAATAAGAGTAAGAATGTTCTTAATCCGTTGGATACAAATATTATAAACTTACCATTTGAT GTTTCTGGATCATTGGACACGCCTCTTTCTTCAAGAAAAACAAGTTCACATCag TACATTATTATATGA
- the LOC130994780 gene encoding GDP-mannose transporter GONST1-like gives MDTAKQVTKSGELNEFSMVLLNNTLSLALGLLLIFVFNEVDYLSQTPLLRLPTFWLVMTFSGFLGLAISFTSMWFLHHTRATTYSLVGSLNKIPLSVAGIFLFKATSLENSASIFFVLDASSCCQEEHLIVSNFMMIFRFRGCCL, from the exons ATGGATACTGCAAAGCAAGTCACTAAATCTGGAGAGTTGAACGAGTTCTCAATGGTCTTGCTAAACAATACCCTCTCCTTGGCTTTGGGACTTTTGCTCATTTTTGTTTTCAATGAGGTCGATTATCTTTCACAAAC ACCACTATTGAGACTGCCTACGTTCTGGCTGGTGATGACTTTTAGTGGATTCCTAGGTTTGGCAATCAGCTTCACGTCCATGTGGTTTCTCCATCATACAAGGGCTACTACGTACAG CCTCGTCGGGTCATTGAACAAGATACCCCTTTCTGTTGCTGGAATCTTCCTCTTCAAAGCAACAAGTTTGGAGAACTCCGCAAGCATTTtctttg TTTTGGATGCGAGCAGTTGCTGCCAGGAAGAGCATTTGATAGTCAGCAACTTTATGATGATTTTTAGGTTCAGAGGATGCTGTTTATGA
- the LOC130994779 gene encoding uncharacterized protein LOC130994779 produces MEASKMFCSAKGIKNNKDPLEEFKESTMKEETPKSKEANTYKSTSETTESASEDIPDLSDEGVSHNDFKDGAWSQKDALILETLSEDAIIRLGNELLTNLTAGISQRHVGSILLLAFHLHAPGIGNTERIVSVDKLARERDSKLMSLENTVTYKPGKPCTVSEKGTKFEKARAYAFIAASMLKMFTRSSENYCRSWTHILNGHRKFYLIETPITAPKPLGNVLQQIRHHFSVSDIMKATLYRILYNMNEGGNITSVQKFLYDIHLSHTGMHIVPIAYNICLAMNVSPGDLIRAIYSPSFHPQIVALVAAFNLMMNHDEDHTRQMWKYGRIFESKFFSTLQTRSCRKLCFTLACILKRERARSHARILDIKQFEAISQEDREKLEEGAKLIVRALNIIAFGEPKTLVDYIFSA; encoded by the coding sequence ATGGAGGCGTCGAAGATGTTCTGTAGTGCAAAGGGCATCAAGAATAATAAAGACCCTTTAGAAGAATTCAAGGAGAGCACAATGAAGGAAGAAACCCCAAAATCTAAGGAAGCAAACACCTACAAAAGCACAAGTGAGACTACCGAATCTGCATCGGAGGACATACCGGATTTAAGTGACGAAGGAGTGTCTCACAATGATTTTAAGGATGGAGCTTGGTCTCAAAAAGATGCTCTCATATTAGAGACATTATCTGAAGACGCTATCATACGTTTGGGTAATGAACTCTTAACAAACTTAACCGCTGGGATATCGCAACGACATGTCGGTTCCATACTTCTTTTAGCTTTCCATTTACATGCTCCAGGAATTGGAAATACCGAGAGAATTGTATCAGTAGACAAGCTAGCAAGAGAAAGAGACTCTAAACTGATGAGCCTTGAAAATACAGTTACATATAAACCTGGGAAACCTTGTACAGTATCAGAGAAGGGAACAAAGTTTGAGAAAGCAAGAGCTTATGCTTTTATAGCAGCTTCAATGTTAAAGATGTTTACAAGATCATCAGAAAACTATTGCCGTTCTTGGACTCATATCTTGAATGGACACCGGAAGTTTTACTTGATCGAGACCCCTATTACAGCACCTAAACCACTCGGAAACGTCCTGCAACAGATTCGCCATCACTTCTCTGTTTCAGATATAATGAAAGCGACATTATACAGAATTCTGTATAACATGAATGAAGGTGGCAATATTACAAGTGTTCAGAAGTTTCTTTATGATATTCATCTGTCTCATACAGGGATGCACATTGTACCAATAGCATACAACATTTGTCTTGCTATGAATGTTTCTCCTGGAGACCTGATTCGGGCCATATACTCTCCAAGTTTTCATCCCCAAATTGTTGCCTTGGTCGCTGCATTCAATCTGATGATGAATCATGATGAAGACCACACTAGACAAATGTGGAAATATGGAAGAATATTTGAGAGCAAGTTTTTCTCAACATTACAAACTCGATCCTGTCGCAAACTTTGTTTTACCTTAGCTTGCATACTGAAACGGGAAAGGGCAAGGTCTCATGCCAGAATTCTGGATATCAAACAGTTTGAGGCGATCAGTCAAGAAGATCGAGAGAAACTGGAAGAGGGGGCCAAGTTAATAGTTAGAGCTTTGAACATCATAGCATTTGGCGAGCCTAAAACCTTGGTGGACTATATTTTCAGTGCCTAA
- the LOC130994388 gene encoding protein NRT1/ PTR FAMILY 2.13-like produces MGIGLVFSILSMVVSGLVERMRRASALAHAGPGGTTTLTVFWLAPQLMLMGFAEVFNIIGQIEFYNKEFPENMTSLANSLFSCTMAGASYITAALVNIVHHTTATRAHPDWLTKDINQGRLENLYFLIAGLGVLNFGYFIWAARGYQYKTKIRIDDEHVELVDKENQKWARFQSFVAILAKIYSKEDYTLRGIMSLQSFNNMYQ; encoded by the coding sequence ATGGGGATCGGGCTCGTGTTCTCCATCCTCTCGATGGTAGTGTCCGGCCTGGTCGAGCGGATGAGAAGGGCCTCTGCCCTAGCTCACGCTGGACCAGGCGGTACCACTACCCTAACGGTCTTCTGGCTGGCCCCGCAGCTGATGCTGATGGGGTTCGCCGAGGTATTCAATATCATTGGACAGATTGAGTTTTATAATAAAGAATTCCCGGAAAATATGACTAGTTTGGCAAACTCGTTGTTCTCGTGCACAATGGCGGGGGCGAGCTATATAACTGCGGCGTTGGTGAACATCGTGCACCACACAACTGCCACGCGCGCCCATCCCGATTGGTTGACCAAAGATATTAACCAGGGAAGGCTCGAGAACTTGTATTTCTTGATCGCCGGCTTGGGCGTCTTGAATTTCGGATACTTTATTTGGGCGGCGCGTGGATATCAGTACAAGACCAAGATCAGAAttgatgatgagcatgttgaGCTTGTTgacaaagaaaatcaaaaatGGGCCAGGTTCCAATCTTTTGTAGCCATACTAGCCAAGATTTATTCAAAAGAAGATTACACATTAagaggaataatgagtttgcaATCATTCAACAATATGTATCAGTAA
- the LOC130994390 gene encoding F-box protein At5g49610-like, which yields MGSAELPSELIFEILSRTSLETLERCKAVSKSWKQIIYEPSFLPLHCQRTNSLFGYFFQDVRRIAKFPSALVSCAPGAAAAAAIKVTWPCDDMEILASCDQGILCCQRRICYNKRFYACKPATSQWQALPNPKLRYETDAVAIVVVRSTPLRYIIARLYHSETMQHHCEIFDSETWAWEKIECAAPYGEIIEYCRRAVTTAGRFFHWLTVNGNVLTLDVKRRSFRCSPLLQCDPACKWKELVEYEGELGFARMVEDGDRREMEVWVGAERKVVVDMRGIERALKHAQPVELCSSTVVFLRSADGGGFYNIQNGSFSRVEVPNELRNPKQVFRFRSDGEIIDLKGGPRRAFEPNSPTPDKIISSGLIRMTSLAMLFLFLGFSTISH from the exons ATGGGGTCTGCAGAATTACCGTCGGAGTTGATCTTCGAGATTCTAAGCCGAACGTCGTTGGAAACCCTAGAACGATGCAAGGCGGTTTCAAAGAGTTGGAAACAGATTATTTACGAGCCTTCTTTTCTCCCTCTCCACTGCCAAAGAACCAATTCCCTCTTCGGCTATTTCTTCCAAGACGTCAGACGCATTGCTAAATTTCCATCGGCGTTGGTATCCTGCGCCCCcggcgccgccgctgccgcagCCATCAAAGTAACTTGGCCGTGCGACGACATGGAGATCCTAGCCTCGTGCGATCAAGGGATTCTTTGCTGCCAGAGACGAATATGCTACAACAAGCGATTCTACGCTTGCAAGCCCGCCACCAGCCAGTGGCAGGCTCTGCCCAATCCCAAGCTCCGCTACGAGACCGACGCTGTCGCCATCGTCGTCGTCCGATCCACCCCTCTCCGCTACATCATTGCTCGATTGTACCACTCCGAGACGATGCAGCATCACTGTGAGATATTCGATTCGGAGACGTGGGCGTGGGAGAAGATCGAGTGCGCGGCTCCCTACGGCGAGATCATAGAATATTGCCGCCGCGCCGTCACCACGGCCGGCCGATTTTTCCACTGGCTCACCGTCAACGGCAACGTGCTGACGCTGGACGTGAAGAGGAGGAGCTTCCGGTGTTCCCCGCTGCTGCAGTGCGACCCCGCCTGCAAGTGGAAGGAGCTAGTGGAGTATGAGGGAGAGCTAGGGTTTGCGCGCATGGTCGAGGACGGAGACAGGAGAGAGATGGAGGTGTGGGTGGGGGCGGAGAGGAAGGTGGTGGTGGACATGAGAGGTATTGAAAGAGCTCTGAAGCATGCGCAGCCGGTGGAGTTGTGCAGCAGCACTGTAGTTTTCTTGAGGTCCGCGGACGGAGGAGGGTTTTATAATATTCAAAACGGCAGTTTTAGTAGAGTGGAGGTTCCTAATGAGCTCAGAAATCCGAAACAAGTTTTCCGGTTTAGATCGGATGGGGAGATTATTGATCTTAAAGGTGGTCCACGGCGTGCGTTCGAACCGAATAGTCCAACACCCGATAAGATTATTTCAAGTGGGTTGATCCGAATGACATCGCTAGCTATGTTATTTTTGTTCTTAG GTTTTTCAACCATTAGTCATTAG